From Nicotiana tabacum cultivar K326 chromosome 20, ASM71507v2, whole genome shotgun sequence, one genomic window encodes:
- the LOC142174245 gene encoding uncharacterized protein LOC142174245 has product MSYMKAWRAKEIAMAMIIGSPSDSYKELPKYFYMLEQTNLGTVTKLHKSEDGCFLYAYISLYASIKGWEHCRPIMVFDGSFLKATYLGTILTACTKDGADELTASTLFLQFV; this is encoded by the coding sequence ATGAGCTACATGAAAGCATGGAGAGCTAAAGAGATAGCAATGGCAATGATAATAGGGAGTCCGAGTGATTCATATAAGGAGTTGCCGAAGTATTTTTATATGTTGGAGCAAACAAATCTAGGAACGGTTACAAAGTTGCACAAATCAGAAGATGGATGCTTTCTTTATGCATATATTTCGCTATATGCATCTATCAAGGGCTGGGAGCATTGCAGACCGATAATGGTTTTTGATGGAAGTTTCCTTAAAGCAACATATTTGGGTACCATATTGACTGCTTGCACAAAGGATGGAGCTGATGAGTTGACTGCATCTACCTTGTTTCTTCAGTTTGTATAA